From the Lolium rigidum isolate FL_2022 chromosome 2, APGP_CSIRO_Lrig_0.1, whole genome shotgun sequence genome, one window contains:
- the LOC124688686 gene encoding transcription factor IBH1-like 1, protein MQGSKQFKQALLEGLLLGLRKRGVAASSDIMSFHERKRAIRLAADAALMNARGADATRWSRTMLANSELEHRRQSRGSEVSVKLIRERVLRRRRGHRQKLGTAGSAAVLARAMVIRKRTRVLRGIVPGGEGLDDECTLLGETLDYAVCLKAQVDVMQLLVRALQAKNP, encoded by the coding sequence ATGCAAGGCTCGAAGCAATTCAAGCAGGCGTTGCTCGAGGGCCTGCTTCTGGGGCTCCGGAAGCGTGGCGTAGCAGCGTCCAGCGACATCATGAGCTTCCACGAGAGGAAGCGCGCCATCAGGCTCGCCGCTGACGCCGCCCTCATGAATGCGAGGGGCGCCGACGCCACGCGCTGGAGCCGGACCATGTTGGCGAACTCGGAGCTCGAGCACCGGCGGCAGAGTCGGGGCAGCGAGGTGTCCGTCAAGTTGATCCGCGAGAGggtcttgaggaggaggaggggccaccGGCAGAAGCTGGGCACGGCGGGCTCGGCCGCCGTTCTCGCGAGGGCCATGGTGATCAGGAAACGGACGAGGGTGTTGAGAGGGATCGTGCCGGGAGGGGAGGGGCTAGACGATGAGTGCACGTTGCTGGGTGAAACTCTGGACTATGCCGTGTGTCTCAAAGCTCAGGTCGATGTAATGCAGCTTCTGGTGAGGGCTCTTCAAGCTAAAAATCCATAG